Within Kaistia algarum, the genomic segment CGGCTTGATGCCGTAGAGACGGGCGAGACGCTGATAGAGCGAGCCTTCCGAGAGGTCTTCCTTGTCGAGGCCGGGGACGCGGTCGAGCCGCAGATGCGCCGACTGCACGCCGATCGGATCGCCATTGCCGAGGCGAAGGCGGCGGATGCGCAGCACGGCATCGCCCTCTTCGATGCCGAGCGCCGCCGCGACCGCCGCATTGGCGGACACGATCTCCTGCGACAGGAGCTTCGAGCCCACGGCAAGGCCGATAGCCGCCATTTCCGCGGTGAAGGAGGTAAGGCCGCGCGGGCCGGCGACGACGCTGGCATTGCGCACGAAGGTGCCGCGGCCATGCTCGCGGCGCAGCAGATCTAGGGCCTCAAGATTGCGAAGAGCATGGCGGATGGTGATGCGCGAGACGCCGAGCCAGTCGCACAGGCGATCCTCCGCCGGGATCTGCGTGCCGGGCGGCCATTCACCGGCCTCGATGCGCTCACGGATCGCCTGTTCGGCCTGGTGCCATAGCGGCTCGGGCCTGTTGCGATCGATCGTGAGGAGCGGGTCCTTGGTCATTCCTTCCTCCTCCACCAATCCTGGCCCCGACCGGCGGCGACAGCCGCGCCGACGAGTCCGGCGCGGGGCCCGAAGACCCCGGCGCGCAGTTCTATGGCGCGCAGATGCGGCGGCAACTGCCGCCGCAGCGCTTCGAGCACGGGCGGTCCCAGCACGTCCAGCGCATCGGAGACGCCGCCGGCGATCAGGATCGCCTCTGGATCGAGCAGCGCCACCGCACCGGCGAGCGCCGTGCCAAGCGCGGTGCCGACCTGGCCGATCGCCGCCAAAGCCGCCGCCTCGCCCGATCGAGCCGCCTCGATCAGCGCCGCGCCGTCTTCAAGGCCGATCCCGCGGCCAAGCCTGTCCAGCGCGCGTCCGGCCGCCTGGCGTTCCAGCCATCCGGATCGGTCCTCGCCGGGATCGCCGACATCGGCGCTGGCCCAGCCAAAGGAGCAGGCCCCGCCATGGGCACCGCGCAGGATCCGCCCCCCGGAAAGAACCGCCGAGCCGATGCCCGTACCAATAGCAAGCAGCAGCGCATCATCGAGGCCAACGGCCGCCCCACAGTCGGATTCGGCGACGAGCGCCATCTGCGCGTCATTGCCGGCGGCCAGCGGAACCCCGGCCGGCGCCAGCACCGCAGCAAGATCGACACCGTCGAGGAAGGGAAGATTGGGAACCCAGCGCGCCACAGTGCCCTCGACGAGGCCTGGGATGGTGATGCCGATCCCGACAGGTCGCGTGTCAGCGAAACAGCTGTCGAGCAGGTTCCGCACCTGATCGGCGAGCACGCCGAGGCTCGTAGGCGCCGGCCAGCGGCCGACATTCTCCAACGCCGCCGGATCGCCGATCGGCGCAAAGGCGGCCCGAAGGCTGGTGCCGCCGAGATCGAGCGCAAGAACGGAGGCTGCGGTCATTCGTGGCCCCCGCAGCCGCAGCCCGATGCCCGCCGCGGCCCGTTGAACAGTCCGCCGCCAGCGTTGAATGAATGCGACGTCGTGGCGAAGGCCTGCGCGTAGGTCGTGCCGTTCAGGCAGCCGCGCAGGCGGTAGAGCGACGAATAATAGTCGACATAGGGGAAGGAGGACAGGCCCCGGGCGAGCTCATATTCGACGATCGCCTCGCGCCAAGTATCGAAACCCTCCGAAACATCCACAAGATGCGCCGGCGCGAAGCCCTCGTCGTCCTCCCAGTTCTCGCCGAACAGCAACAGTGAGGGACTGAAGGCTGGGTGCTCGCGCTGCAACGTCGGCAGCGCTGCATAGAGCACCGCCGTCTTGGTCGCATTCGCCGCCGCGCGATGATCCTTATGCCAGCTGCCCTGCCAATGGGTGACGATCGTATCGGGCCGGACGTCGCGGATCACGTCGGCGATCTTCAGCGCAACCTCGTCATCGTCGGGCAGGAAGGCATCGGGATAACCGAGATCACGCCACTCGATCCCAAGCCGCGCGGCGAAGCGACCGGCCTCGACGCGCTTCTGCTGCGCATAGGCAGCGGGAGCGAGCGAGGTATGGCCCTGCTCGCCCATGGTCAGGTGCAGGAAGGTGACGGCAACGCCACGTTTCGCCGCCTGCGCCGCGAGCGGGCCGGCGATCACCTCCGCGTCGAAGGCGTGAGCGCCGACGACCAGCATCGCCTTGCCCGAATAGATACGCTCGTCGATCATTTCAGCCCTCCCGTCGCCCCGACGCCTTCGCGAATCTGGCGCGCGAGCAGGAGATACATCACCAAGACCGGCATCATCGAGATGGCGAGCGAGGCGAAGACCATGCCCCAGTCGGTGCGGAACTGGCCGATGAAGGTGGTGATGGCGAGCGGCACGGTCTTGTAGTCGTCGTCGAAGATGAAGATCAGCGGGAAGAAGAAATCGTTCCACACCGCGATCGCCGTGAAAATCGCGACGATGGCGATCGCCGGCCGGATCGTTGGCAGGATGATCGAGACGAGGATGCGCCCCTCCCCGGCCCCGTCGAGCCGCGCCGCTTCCTCCAGCTCGCGCGGCAGCACGCGCATGAAATTGGCGAGGATGAAGACGGCGAAAGGAATACGGATGGCGCTGTAGACGAAAACGAGCCCGAGGCGGCTGTCGAGCAGGTCCAGCGACTTCATCAGCGTGAAGAGCTCGACCGAGGCGAGGCGGATCGGCAGCATGACGCCGGCTAGAAAGAAGGCGAGCACCGGCGAGGACCAGCCGAGCTGGTAGCGGCTCAAGGGAAACGCCGCCATTGCCGAGACGACGAGCGTCAGGACCACGGCGCCGCCCGTCACGGCGAAGGAATTGACCATGTAACGGGCGAATTGCGCCTTGGTCCAGGCATTGACGAAGTTGTCCAGCGTCCACGAGGTCGGCAGGCCGAACTTGTCGCCATAGATTTCCGCCGTCGACTTGAAGCAGGAGACGACCAGAATATAGAGCGGCAGTGCAACGACGAGCATCCAAAGCGCGAGCACGACCCAGCCCGGCAACCGCTTCACATGATAGGCGATGTCGAGATTGGTCATGTCAGCCTCACCGTCCGCCGCTCGAAAAAGCGCAGCAGCGCGATGGTCACGATCGTGAGCAGCAGGAACAGCAGTGTGCCGAGCGCCAGCGCCAGGCCGATATCGGTGATGCCGACCGCGCCCTCGGCCCCGAAGGCGAGGCGGTAGAAATAGGTCACCAGCGTATCGGTCGAGAAGTTCGGGTTGCCCTGCACGCCCTGCATTACATAGACGAGGTCGAACTGGTTGAAGGTATTGATGAAGGTCAGCGTCGTCAGCGACGAGATCGACGGAATGAGCTGCGGCAGCGCGATCGACCACAGCACCCGTCCTGCCCCGGCCCCGTCGAGCCGCGCGGCCTCGAACACTTCGGGCTGGATCTGCCGGAGGCCCGCCGTGAAGATCAGCACCGGAAGCCCCATCCAGTTCCAGGCATCAACCGCGATCAGCACCCAGAGCGCCCAGGTTGAATCGCCGAGAATGGTCAGTCGCCCATCGAGAAGACCGAGCTTGTGCAGCAGCGCCTCGACGACACCGTCCGGCGTCAGCAGCAGCCGCCAGAGCGCGCCGACAATGACGGGCGACAGGACGGCGGGAAAGAAAAAGGCCGATTGCAGGAACGCCGTGCCGCGTCCGCGCAGGAACAGCAGGTAGGCAAAGACGAGGCCGAGCCCGTTCTGCAGCACCATGATGCCGGCGAACCAGAAGACATTGTGTGCAAAGGCTCCAGACAGCTTCGGCCAGCTCGGATCGACGAAGAGGCGCGCGAAATTATCGAGCCCGACGAAGCCCCGCATCCGGAGTCCCTTCCACTCGAAGAACGAGCCCCACAATGATGTCGCGAGCGGATAGACGACGAAGAGGCAGTAGATTGCGAGCGCCGGCAGGACGAAAAGCACCGCCGCGCGGTGCTTCGACCATTCGATGCGTTCTCGCCTGAGGCGAATTGCCGGAATTCTCGCCTCCTTCGGGCTGATCTTCTGTTCCTCGCCTCACCTCAGGGTGAAGGCAGAGCACGGGCAGGGGCGGATCGCTCCGCCCCTGCCCCCTCCTCACATCTTCGGCTTGAA encodes:
- a CDS encoding carbohydrate ABC transporter permease; this encodes MLFVLPALAIYCLFVVYPLATSLWGSFFEWKGLRMRGFVGLDNFARLFVDPSWPKLSGAFAHNVFWFAGIMVLQNGLGLVFAYLLFLRGRGTAFLQSAFFFPAVLSPVIVGALWRLLLTPDGVVEALLHKLGLLDGRLTILGDSTWALWVLIAVDAWNWMGLPVLIFTAGLRQIQPEVFEAARLDGAGAGRVLWSIALPQLIPSISSLTTLTFINTFNQFDLVYVMQGVQGNPNFSTDTLVTYFYRLAFGAEGAVGITDIGLALALGTLLFLLLTIVTIALLRFFERRTVRLT
- a CDS encoding PIG-L deacetylase family protein, producing MIDERIYSGKAMLVVGAHAFDAEVIAGPLAAQAAKRGVAVTFLHLTMGEQGHTSLAPAAYAQQKRVEAGRFAARLGIEWRDLGYPDAFLPDDDEVALKIADVIRDVRPDTIVTHWQGSWHKDHRAAANATKTAVLYAALPTLQREHPAFSPSLLLFGENWEDDEGFAPAHLVDVSEGFDTWREAIVEYELARGLSSFPYVDYYSSLYRLRGCLNGTTYAQAFATTSHSFNAGGGLFNGPRRASGCGCGGHE
- a CDS encoding ROK family protein, translating into MTAASVLALDLGGTSLRAAFAPIGDPAALENVGRWPAPTSLGVLADQVRNLLDSCFADTRPVGIGITIPGLVEGTVARWVPNLPFLDGVDLAAVLAPAGVPLAAGNDAQMALVAESDCGAAVGLDDALLLAIGTGIGSAVLSGGRILRGAHGGACSFGWASADVGDPGEDRSGWLERQAAGRALDRLGRGIGLEDGAALIEAARSGEAAALAAIGQVGTALGTALAGAVALLDPEAILIAGGVSDALDVLGPPVLEALRRQLPPHLRAIELRAGVFGPRAGLVGAAVAAGRGQDWWRRKE
- a CDS encoding carbohydrate ABC transporter permease, encoding MTNLDIAYHVKRLPGWVVLALWMLVVALPLYILVVSCFKSTAEIYGDKFGLPTSWTLDNFVNAWTKAQFARYMVNSFAVTGGAVVLTLVVSAMAAFPLSRYQLGWSSPVLAFFLAGVMLPIRLASVELFTLMKSLDLLDSRLGLVFVYSAIRIPFAVFILANFMRVLPRELEEAARLDGAGEGRILVSIILPTIRPAIAIVAIFTAIAVWNDFFFPLIFIFDDDYKTVPLAITTFIGQFRTDWGMVFASLAISMMPVLVMYLLLARQIREGVGATGGLK
- a CDS encoding GntR family transcriptional regulator — its product is MTKDPLLTIDRNRPEPLWHQAEQAIRERIEAGEWPPGTQIPAEDRLCDWLGVSRITIRHALRNLEALDLLRREHGRGTFVRNASVVAGPRGLTSFTAEMAAIGLAVGSKLLSQEIVSANAAVAAALGIEEGDAVLRIRRLRLGNGDPIGVQSAHLRLDRVPGLDKEDLSEGSLYQRLARLYGIKPVEATETYRVGPAGAEDAALLGVPAGSPAFIVERVAVDARGPFESTFSIMRGDRYEIRSVLRA